A portion of the Carya illinoinensis cultivar Pawnee chromosome 11, C.illinoinensisPawnee_v1, whole genome shotgun sequence genome contains these proteins:
- the LOC122281974 gene encoding disease resistance protein RPM1-like, translating to MAEIAVNYVLDKLTALLQDEMQLHREVKDEAQMIADELERIKAFLRDADEIEDRSHEAVAWVKLVREVANDIEDALDEYNLRVTRPPGGDLLASLQNITPSIKKIIARHQIATEIQRIKFRVLSIAEGHDRFRPENPMADIKIAPKTWHSRRQDALLLEEADLVGIEIPKKELIGWLLQGDTEREVVSVVGMGGLGKTTLVKKVYDDAEVKLQFKYRAWITVSTSFNMEELLKDLVRQLYKVKRKPVPQEVEGMNEAQLRTKINSFLQQKKYLIVLDDVWHIGDWDAVKLAFPKNSGSRVMLTTRHAEVASASCMDFNSDVTKVYPLNPLSPEESWTLFCRKTFEKNRSPDSNWKTASESILGRCEGLPLAIVAISGVLATKSIDEWDIIQRSLADGLQENDRLKSIKKILSLSYYDLPYYLKSCFLYLSIFPDYHPIDKMRLIRLWIAEGFVKAKEGMTLEEVAEAYFDELLNRNLIQVAGTTGEGRIKTCRIHDLLREIIIRKSSDQNFLTIVRENVMLPEKVRRLSIQKSMQDVQDKQRKSRLRSLLMFRRVDSQSKSYNPILHPLDLKLLKVLDLEGAPLEIFPNEIFKLIHLKYLSLRSTKIKIIPSSIGNLQNLETLDLKNTCVTALPAEISRLQKLRHLLVYRYEVQSYAHINSKYGFKATAHITRLQSLQKLCFIEADHGGNDIIKELGCLNQLRRLGIVNFRTENGVALCSSIDKLNNLRALSITSIEEDEIINLDCLSYPPRFLQRLYLTGKLEKFPHWISSLHSLAKLSLKWSQLRDDPVKSLQDLPNLAQLEFLQVYEGETLHFKAEGFQKLKILSLDKMDGLKTVIVDVGAMPLLEKLILQRCKLLHSLPSGIEHLRKLKLLEFWDMPAELIMTIRLGIEGGDYWKVEHVPEINTTYWTDGGWDVYSLYRSIDSENPAPTRSPYWK from the coding sequence ATGGCTGAAATTGCTGTAAACTATGTACTCGACAAGCTTACAGCCTTGTTGCAAGATGAGATGCAACTACACAGGGAGGTCAAGGACGAAGCTCAGATGATAGCAGATGAACTAGAACGCATCAAGGCCTTCCTGAGAGATGCTGATGAAATTGAAGACAGGAGTCATGAAGCGGTCGCATGGGTTAAGCTAGTGAGAGAGGTGGCGAATGATATTGAAGATGCTCTTGACGAGTACAATCTTCGAGTCACCCGTCCTCCTGGAGGTGATTTACTGGCTTCCCTTCAGAATATCACTCCttccatcaaaaaaataatagctCGTCATCAGATTGCTACTGAAATACAGAGAATCAAATTCAGAGTTCTAAGCATTGCCGAGGGGCACGACAGATTCCGGCCTGAAAATCCAATGGCTGATATCAAGATTGCTCCTAAGACATGGCATAGCCGCCGACAGGACGCCCTCCTGTTGGAAGAAGCCGATCTAGTGGGCATAGAAATTCCTAAAAAGGAGTTGATCGGCTGGCTACTCCAAGGTGATACTGAACGTGAAGTAGTTTCGGTGGTTGGAATGGGAGGGTTGGGGAAAACCACCCTGGTGAAGAAAGTCTATGATGATGCAGAAGTGAAGCTACAATTCAAGTACCGTGCTTGGATAACTGTATCTACATCTTTTAATATGGAAGAGCTCCTAAAAGACCTCGTTCGGCAACTCTACAAGGTGAAAAGGAAACCAGTTCCTCAAGAAGTGGAAGGCATGAATGAGGCTCAGCTAAGAACGAAAATCAATAGCTTTTTGCAACAAAAGAAGTATCTGATTGTGTTAGATGATGTTTGGCATATTGGAGATTGGGATGCTGTTAAACTTGCATTTCCAAAAAACAGTGGCAGTCGGGTTATGCTCACAACACGTCACGCTGAAGTAGCCTCTGCCTCTTGCATGGACTTCAATAGCGACGTGACCAAGGTCTATCCTTTGAACCCTTTGTCTCCTGAAGAATCCTGGACTCTATTTTGCAGGAAGACTTTTGAGAAAAACAGATCTCCGGATTCGAATTGGAAGACTGCGTCAGAAAGTATCCTTGGAAGGTGTGAAGGATTGCCACTTGCAATTGTGGCAATCAGTGGTGTTTTGGCCACAAAGAGTATAGACGAATGGGATATTATTCAACGAAGTCTGGCTGATGGGCTACAAGAAAATGATAGACTCAAAAGTATTAAGAAGATATTGTCTCTCAGTTATTATGATCTGCCTTACTATCTCAAGTCTTGTTTTCTGTATTTGAGCATCTTTCCTGACTATCATCCCATTGACAAAATGAGACTAATTCGATTATGGATAGCTGAAGGATTTGTGAAAGCGAAAGAAGGAATGACATTGGAAGAAGTTGCAGAGGCTTACTTCGACGAGCTCTTGAACAGAAACCTGATCCAAGTGGCAGGGACAACAGGTGAAGGGAGGATCAAAACATGCCGCATCCACGACCTGCTTCGAGAGATAATCATTCGGAAGTCAAGTGACCAAAACTTTCTAACAATTGTTCGAGAAAACGTGATGTTGCCAGAAAAAGTACGTCGCTTATCAATACAGAAAAGCATGCAGGATGTACAGGACAAGCAGAGAAAGTCTAGACTTCGTTCTTTGCTGATGTTTCGGAGGGTAGATTCACAATCCAAGTCTTATAATCCGATTCTGCATCCTCTTGATCTGAAGCTACTTAAGGTGTTAGATTTGGAAGGTGCACCTCTAGAGATATTCCCAAATGAGATATTCAAGCTGATCCATCTGAAATATCTAAGCTTGAGGAGCACGAAGATAAAAATCATCCCTAGCTCAATTGGGAATCTTCAGAACCTGGAAACATTGGATCTTAAAAACACATGCGTCACTGCATTGCCTGCTGAGATCTCGCGGCTTCAGAAACTTCGCCACCTTTTGGTGTATCGGTATGAAGTACAATCTTATGCACACATAAATTCCAAGTATGGTTTCAAGGCCACGGCACATATAACTCGTCTCCAGTCCTTACAAAAGCTCTGCTTCATAGAGGCGGATCATGGTGGTAATGATATAATAAAGGAGCTAGGATGTCTGAATCAACTGCGGAGGCTAGGAATCGTAAATTTCAGAACAGAAAATGGGGTTGCTCTGTGCTCTTCCATTGACAAGCTCAACAACCTCCGAGCTTTGTCTATAACTTCAATAGAAGAGGATGAGATAATCAATCTTGATTGCCTATCATACCCACCTCGATTTCTTCAGCGGCTATATTTGACAGGAAAGTTAGAGAAGTTTCCCCATTGGATATCTTCTCTCCATAGCTTGGCCAAGTTGTCTTTGAAGTGGAGTCAATTAAGAGATGATCCAGTTAAATCACTTCAAGACCTGCCGAATCTAGCACAACTTGAGTTTCTGCAGGTTTATGAGGGAGAGACATTGCATTTTAAGGCTGAAGGATTTCAGAAGCTTAAAATCTTAAGCCTTGATAAAATGGATGGGCTAAAGACGGTAATAGTAGATGTGGGTGCCATGCCTTTACTTGAAAAGCTAATCCTCCAGCGCTGCAAATTGTTGCACAGCCTGCCATCAGGCATTGAACACCTTAGGAAGCTGAAACTGCTGGAATTTTGGGACATGCCTGCTGAGTTAATCATGACAATACGTCTAGGCATTGAAGGTGGAGATTATTGGAAGGTAGAACATGTACCTGAAATCAACACTACCTATTGGACAGATGGAGGTTGGGATGTCTATTCATTATATAGATCAATTGATAGTGAGAATCCAGCCCCAACTAGGAGCCCGTATTGGAAATAG